A region from the Haloarcula limicola genome encodes:
- the hutG gene encoding formimidoylglutamase: MSELTAPPEWGGPSADPNDEQFGDVIEGATLASAGDYDAVLVGEPYDGAVIGRKGAAEGPAAIRRELAETKTHHVERGPVASVGDLGDVGIPDGGVEAVQSAVRETVTAIYDADAFPVFLGGDNSLTVPNAAPLLTDGTLGALSFDAHLDCREVRGDPTSGTPYRQLHEAGLDAFAVVGARHFETSTAYHDYVAERDGRVVAPEVVERDPKAAVDEALDSMGDVDSVYVSLDLDVLEASAAPGVSAPTPGGVTTRELFEMLGHVAAHDRVAGFEVVECAPPLDDGFRTARVAARAVAHFLSGLEAAR; encoded by the coding sequence ATGAGCGAACTCACTGCGCCGCCGGAGTGGGGCGGCCCCTCCGCGGACCCGAACGACGAGCAGTTCGGCGACGTGATCGAGGGGGCGACGCTCGCTTCGGCGGGCGACTACGACGCCGTCCTCGTCGGCGAACCGTACGACGGCGCGGTCATCGGCCGGAAGGGGGCAGCGGAGGGTCCTGCGGCCATCCGCCGGGAACTCGCCGAGACGAAGACCCACCACGTCGAGCGCGGTCCGGTGGCGTCCGTCGGCGACCTCGGCGACGTCGGGATCCCCGACGGCGGCGTCGAGGCGGTCCAGTCTGCCGTGCGGGAGACCGTGACCGCCATCTACGACGCGGACGCGTTCCCGGTCTTCCTCGGCGGCGACAACTCGCTCACCGTCCCGAACGCCGCGCCCCTGCTGACCGACGGGACGCTCGGGGCGCTCAGCTTCGACGCCCACCTGGACTGTCGCGAGGTCCGAGGCGATCCCACCAGCGGGACGCCCTATCGCCAACTCCACGAGGCGGGGCTGGACGCCTTCGCCGTCGTCGGCGCGCGTCACTTCGAGACCTCGACGGCGTACCACGACTACGTCGCGGAACGGGACGGGCGCGTCGTGGCACCCGAGGTCGTCGAGCGAGACCCGAAGGCGGCGGTAGACGAAGCCCTCGACTCGATGGGCGACGTCGATTCGGTGTACGTCAGCCTCGATCTGGACGTTCTCGAAGCGTCCGCCGCACCGGGCGTGAGCGCGCCGACCCCCGGCGGCGTCACGACGCGCGAACTGTTCGAGATGCTCGGCCACGTCGCGGCCCACGACCGGGTCGCCGGGTTCGAGGTAGTCGAGTGCGCGCCGCCGCTAGACGACGGCTTCCGGACCGCCCGCGTCGCTGCCCGCGCCGTCGCGCACTTCCTCTCCGGGCTGGAGGCGGCGCGATGA
- the hutH gene encoding histidine ammonia-lyase — MTGVGTDSVVLDGASLSPEDVVAVAREDATVSIADEAREAVRESRERVEAVLESGEAVYGVNTGFGELVDERIPSSDLEPLQENLLRSHAAGVGRGLSREEVRSMMVARANALVKGYSGIREGVVDLLVAMLNEGVQPVVPSRGSLGASGDLAPLAHISLVLIGEGAAEIQTDAGTARLPGDESLDRAGLEPVTLEAKEGLALINGTQLSVGLGALAVHDATAAVQSADVAGALTTEVTMGSTVPSHEAISAVRPHPGQAASARNVRRLTAESGVVESHRNCDRVQDAYSLRCLPQVHGAVRDALNHLREAVETELNSATDNPLLFARADAPDRASGTGDAAVLSAGNFHGEPLALRLDYAAGALTELAAICERRVDRMLNPNLQEDHLPPFLTERGGVMSGYMIAQYTAAALLNECRATGRPSIDSTPVSGNQEDHVSMSGQSALSFRSVVENVQTVVGIELLCAAQAAEFLDDSLSHGVGTGVAYETVRDVIPKLDADREVHEDIDRARTLVTEGLLVDRVSEAVDLE, encoded by the coding sequence ATGACCGGAGTTGGCACGGATAGCGTCGTCCTCGACGGCGCGTCGCTCTCGCCCGAAGACGTGGTCGCCGTTGCCCGCGAGGACGCGACCGTCTCCATCGCCGACGAGGCGCGGGAAGCGGTGCGTGAGTCCCGCGAACGCGTCGAAGCCGTCTTAGAGAGCGGCGAGGCCGTCTACGGGGTCAACACGGGCTTCGGCGAACTGGTCGACGAGCGCATTCCGAGTTCGGACCTCGAACCGCTCCAGGAGAACCTCCTGCGGAGCCACGCCGCGGGCGTCGGCCGCGGACTGAGCCGCGAGGAGGTCCGATCGATGATGGTCGCGCGAGCGAACGCGCTCGTGAAGGGCTATTCGGGCATTCGCGAGGGCGTGGTCGACCTGCTCGTCGCCATGTTGAACGAGGGCGTTCAGCCAGTGGTCCCCTCACGCGGCAGTCTCGGCGCGAGCGGCGACCTCGCGCCGCTCGCACACATATCGCTGGTATTGATTGGAGAAGGGGCAGCGGAGATTCAGACAGACGCGGGAACGGCGCGACTCCCCGGTGACGAATCCCTCGATCGGGCGGGTTTAGAGCCAGTTACCCTCGAAGCGAAAGAAGGACTGGCGCTCATCAACGGCACGCAGTTGAGCGTCGGTCTGGGCGCGCTCGCCGTCCACGACGCGACCGCGGCCGTCCAGAGCGCGGACGTGGCCGGCGCGCTCACGACGGAGGTGACGATGGGGTCGACCGTACCGAGTCACGAGGCCATCTCGGCGGTCCGCCCGCATCCCGGACAGGCCGCCAGCGCGCGGAACGTCCGCCGCCTCACCGCCGAGTCGGGCGTCGTCGAGTCCCACCGCAACTGCGACCGAGTGCAGGACGCCTACTCCCTGCGCTGTCTCCCGCAGGTCCACGGCGCGGTCCGGGACGCCCTCAACCATCTCCGCGAGGCCGTCGAGACGGAACTCAACAGCGCTACCGACAACCCGCTGCTGTTCGCCCGCGCGGACGCTCCCGACCGGGCCAGCGGCACCGGCGACGCGGCGGTGCTGTCGGCCGGCAACTTCCACGGCGAACCACTGGCGCTCCGACTGGACTACGCCGCGGGCGCGCTGACGGAGCTCGCGGCCATCTGCGAGCGCCGCGTCGACCGCATGCTCAATCCCAACCTGCAGGAGGATCACCTGCCGCCGTTTCTCACCGAGCGCGGCGGCGTGATGTCCGGCTACATGATCGCCCAGTACACCGCCGCAGCGCTGCTGAACGAGTGCCGAGCGACCGGCAGACCCTCCATAGACTCGACGCCGGTCAGCGGGAATCAGGAGGACCACGTCAGCATGAGCGGCCAGTCCGCACTGTCGTTCCGCAGCGTGGTCGAGAACGTCCAGACCGTCGTGGGTATCGAACTGCTGTGTGCGGCGCAGGCCGCTGAGTTTCTGGACGACTCGCTCTCGCACGGCGTCGGAACCGGCGTCGCCTACGAGACGGTCAGGGACGTGATTCCGAAACTCGACGCCGACCGCGAGGTCCACGAGGACATCGACCGAGCGCGGACGCTCGTGACCGAGGGCCTGCTCGTCGACCGCGTCTCCGAGGCCGTCGACCTCGAATAG
- a CDS encoding AAA family ATPase, with protein MGLRPYIYADRRLPDAETVRETLADRTLTKFGDDEELARLHRVFYPVFRVIYAYESGKGKLFGTDRKEATALLDGLWADNDAELVRYVNGTESPVRRATNDYDFGLDDPGLGESVLLRFQVPTGDAESLLPRRVEEYREQRGGTANVFLRKLRESYGLPGDFDPDGFEGVTDVERWYLPFWLAEFHSPRSEDAAMVTFRDPDAPAAEMREHAWLATFVSERPRRLATYGYEVDPDRLERNIRERLESNGEGGRERTDDLGPDRSSSPDPDGAPTVNRERQSEGGVVQPDGVEMSAEGLVDPNPDRSFADVGGMSDLLSTLNHKVVRPLEDPETFEEYGIGVVNGVLLHGPPGCGKTYVAGALAGEVGHSFVEVTPADVTSKYMGEPAKRVEELFAIARANAPCILFIDEIDGIAGSRDGDSDMNASEQQLVNQLLTELEGIAEEDVVVVGATNLVEDVDGAIRRSGRFDERVEVPPPDAEARREILGLHLAGRPVAEDLELNSVVEETAGYAASDLELLAENAARAALRADEPIGTAHLRSAADDSATSIPDWVDPADAAEGGVVQPDGVDLRATNLVDPNPGRDFSAVGGMADLKARLEDAVLDPIENSDAYAAYDIDVLSGLLLYGPPGCGKTHLAGALAGELGHSFVEVSPADVTSKWMGEPARNVADLFEIARANAPCVLFIDEIDGIAGSRRGSMNTSEQQLVNQLLTEVESAAEEDVVVVGATNFVEDVDEALRRSGRFDERVEVPPPDATARREILGVHLRNRPVAEGVDWDTIVEPTAGYAASDLELLAEDAARHALRDDSHITQAHLETAVRETKSSIADWSGRDRYGDAADTSALDL; from the coding sequence ATGGGGCTACGGCCGTACATCTACGCCGACCGGCGGCTCCCCGACGCCGAGACGGTCCGGGAGACGCTCGCCGACCGGACGCTGACGAAGTTCGGAGACGACGAGGAGCTGGCCCGCCTCCACCGCGTGTTCTACCCCGTCTTCCGGGTCATCTACGCCTACGAGAGCGGGAAGGGCAAACTGTTCGGCACCGACCGGAAAGAGGCGACGGCGCTGCTCGACGGCCTCTGGGCGGACAACGACGCCGAACTGGTCCGGTACGTCAACGGGACCGAGAGCCCGGTGCGGCGAGCCACGAACGACTACGACTTCGGGCTCGACGACCCGGGGCTGGGCGAGTCGGTCCTCCTGCGGTTTCAGGTGCCGACCGGCGACGCCGAGTCGCTACTCCCGCGACGCGTCGAGGAGTACCGCGAACAGCGCGGCGGTACCGCGAACGTCTTCCTGCGAAAGCTCCGGGAGTCCTACGGCCTGCCGGGCGATTTCGACCCCGACGGCTTCGAGGGCGTGACCGACGTCGAACGGTGGTATCTCCCGTTCTGGCTGGCGGAGTTCCACTCGCCCCGCTCCGAAGACGCAGCGATGGTCACGTTCCGGGACCCCGACGCTCCGGCGGCGGAGATGCGAGAACACGCCTGGCTGGCGACGTTCGTCAGCGAGCGGCCCCGCCGACTGGCGACCTACGGCTACGAGGTGGACCCGGACCGCCTCGAACGGAATATCCGCGAGCGCCTCGAATCGAACGGCGAGGGCGGGCGAGAGCGGACGGACGACCTCGGGCCGGATCGCTCGTCGTCACCGGACCCCGACGGTGCGCCGACGGTGAACCGGGAGCGACAGAGCGAGGGCGGCGTCGTCCAGCCGGACGGCGTCGAGATGAGCGCGGAAGGGCTGGTGGACCCGAACCCCGACCGGAGCTTCGCGGACGTGGGCGGCATGAGTGATCTGCTCTCGACGCTCAACCACAAGGTCGTCCGGCCGCTCGAAGACCCCGAGACGTTCGAGGAGTACGGTATCGGCGTCGTCAACGGCGTCCTGTTGCACGGCCCGCCGGGGTGTGGGAAGACGTACGTCGCGGGCGCGCTCGCCGGCGAAGTCGGCCACTCGTTCGTCGAGGTGACGCCCGCCGACGTGACGAGCAAGTACATGGGCGAGCCCGCGAAGAGGGTCGAAGAGCTGTTCGCCATCGCCAGGGCGAACGCTCCGTGCATCCTCTTCATCGACGAGATCGACGGTATCGCCGGCTCGCGCGACGGCGACAGCGACATGAACGCCAGCGAGCAGCAACTCGTCAACCAACTGCTGACCGAGCTGGAGGGCATCGCCGAGGAAGACGTGGTGGTCGTCGGCGCGACGAACCTCGTCGAGGACGTCGACGGCGCGATCCGGCGCTCGGGCCGGTTCGACGAGCGCGTGGAGGTGCCGCCGCCGGACGCCGAGGCCCGCCGGGAGATCCTCGGCCTCCACCTCGCGGGCCGCCCGGTCGCCGAGGACCTCGAACTGAACTCGGTGGTCGAGGAGACGGCGGGCTACGCGGCCAGCGACCTCGAACTGCTCGCGGAGAACGCCGCTCGTGCGGCGCTCCGGGCGGACGAACCCATCGGTACGGCCCACCTCCGGTCGGCCGCCGACGACTCCGCGACGAGCATCCCCGACTGGGTCGACCCGGCGGACGCGGCCGAGGGCGGCGTCGTCCAACCAGACGGCGTGGACCTGCGGGCGACGAACCTGGTCGACCCGAACCCGGGCCGGGACTTCTCGGCGGTCGGCGGCATGGCCGACCTGAAGGCGCGACTCGAAGACGCCGTCTTGGACCCGATCGAGAACAGCGACGCCTACGCCGCGTACGACATCGACGTGCTCTCCGGGCTGTTGCTCTACGGGCCGCCGGGCTGCGGGAAGACCCACCTCGCCGGGGCGCTCGCGGGCGAACTCGGCCACTCGTTCGTCGAGGTGTCGCCCGCCGACGTGACGAGCAAGTGGATGGGCGAACCGGCCCGCAACGTCGCCGACCTGTTCGAGATCGCGCGGGCGAACGCGCCCTGCGTGCTGTTCATCGACGAGATAGACGGTATCGCCGGCTCCCGCCGCGGGTCGATGAACACGAGCGAGCAGCAACTCGTCAACCAACTGCTCACCGAAGTAGAGAGCGCCGCCGAGGAGGACGTGGTCGTCGTCGGTGCGACGAACTTCGTCGAGGACGTGGACGAAGCCCTGCGACGGTCGGGCCGCTTCGACGAGCGCGTGGAGGTGCCGCCGCCGGACGCGACGGCCCGCCGCGAGATTCTCGGTGTCCACCTCCGGAACCGGCCGGTCGCCGAGGGCGTCGACTGGGACACCATCGTCGAACCGACCGCGGGCTACGCGGCCAGCGACCTCGAACTGCTCGCCGAGGACGCCGCTCGCCACGCGCTACGAGACGACTCGCACATCACGCAGGCCCACCTCGAAACCGCCGTTCGAGAGACGAAATCGAGCATCGCCGACTGGAGCGGCCGCGACCGGTACGGCGACGCCGCCGACACCTCGGCGCTGGACCTGTAG
- the hutI gene encoding imidazolonepropionase, whose protein sequence is MTDLDAVVHGANELVVGPAESGRELETVEDGAVAVVDGEIAAVGPTADVTREYPPANADRAIDADGRAVLPGFVDPHTHGLFAGDRSDEFAAKLRGKSYQDILAEGGGILRTVRAVREVDDETLLSNLLGHLDTMLAHGTTTVEVKSGYGLDTETELRMLDVIGRADDRHPVDVVPTFMGAHAVPEGRDADDYVDEVVEEQIPAVESQGVAEFCDVFCEEGVFSVPQSRRVLEAGEAAGLTPKVHAEELAHIGGTQLAAELGAASADHLLHATDEDIDAVVESGVTPVLLPGTAFGLGADYADAEAFLDAGAPLAVATDFNPNCHSHSMGFAMALSCVEMRTTPAEALIAGTRNAALALDREDGRGTLREGAPADILVLDAPTHVHVPYQYGTNVVGRVLADGRVVAEGGSTTYE, encoded by the coding sequence ATGACCGACCTCGACGCGGTAGTCCACGGCGCGAACGAACTCGTCGTCGGCCCCGCGGAGAGCGGTCGCGAACTAGAGACCGTCGAAGACGGCGCGGTCGCGGTCGTGGACGGCGAAATCGCGGCCGTCGGCCCGACCGCGGACGTGACTCGCGAGTATCCGCCCGCCAACGCCGACCGCGCCATCGACGCCGACGGCCGGGCCGTCCTCCCGGGCTTCGTCGATCCGCACACGCACGGCCTGTTCGCCGGCGACCGCTCCGACGAGTTCGCCGCGAAGCTCCGCGGGAAGTCCTATCAAGACATCCTCGCCGAGGGCGGCGGCATCCTCCGTACCGTGCGCGCGGTCCGCGAAGTAGACGACGAGACGCTCCTCTCGAATCTGCTGGGCCACCTGGATACGATGCTCGCTCACGGGACGACCACCGTCGAGGTGAAGTCGGGGTACGGCCTCGACACGGAGACGGAACTGCGGATGCTCGACGTCATCGGCCGCGCCGACGACCGCCACCCCGTCGACGTGGTGCCGACGTTCATGGGCGCGCACGCCGTCCCCGAGGGACGGGACGCCGACGACTACGTCGACGAAGTCGTCGAGGAGCAGATTCCGGCCGTCGAGTCGCAGGGCGTCGCCGAGTTCTGCGACGTGTTCTGCGAGGAGGGCGTCTTCTCCGTCCCCCAGTCCCGGCGCGTCCTCGAAGCGGGCGAGGCCGCGGGGCTGACGCCGAAGGTCCACGCCGAGGAACTCGCCCACATCGGCGGGACGCAACTGGCCGCCGAACTGGGCGCGGCCAGCGCCGACCACCTCCTGCACGCCACCGACGAGGACATCGACGCCGTGGTCGAGTCGGGCGTCACGCCGGTCCTGCTTCCCGGGACGGCGTTCGGTCTCGGTGCCGACTACGCCGACGCCGAGGCGTTCCTCGACGCGGGCGCACCGCTCGCCGTGGCGACGGACTTCAACCCCAACTGTCACAGCCACAGCATGGGGTTCGCGATGGCGCTGTCCTGCGTCGAGATGCGGACGACGCCCGCCGAGGCGCTGATCGCGGGCACGCGCAACGCCGCGCTGGCGCTGGACCGCGAGGACGGCCGCGGGACGCTCCGCGAGGGCGCGCCCGCCGACATCCTCGTTCTCGACGCGCCGACGCACGTCCACGTCCCCTACCAGTACGGCACGAACGTCGTCGGGAGGGTGCTCGCGGACGGGCGCGTGGTCGCCGAGGGCGGGAGCACAACGTATGAGTGA